A portion of the Limosilactobacillus reuteri genome contains these proteins:
- the rbsK gene encoding ribokinase, giving the protein MTNHVTIVGSLNVDTTMKVKRMPLPGETIAALSKTNAAGGKGANQAVAAARSGTETAFVGQVGDDAGGKMMINDLKNNNVDTTGIHVDDQAGTGSAAILLDESGQNSILVYGGANQQLSVKEVEDARDQIAAADFVIAQFETPQEATLRAFQIAKENGVKTILNPAPAHEINPDLLKLTDLIIPNETESAALTGIIVTDETSMLMSAAKFAQMGVRNLIITVGAKGAFYCTQDGYNFIPAFKVNAVDTTAAGDTFIGALSSQLKPDMSNIEKAIVYAQRASSLAVQKLGALPSIPTYDEVVAVSKNN; this is encoded by the coding sequence ATGACAAATCATGTAACAATTGTAGGCAGTTTAAATGTTGATACAACAATGAAAGTTAAGCGGATGCCATTACCTGGGGAAACAATTGCCGCTTTAAGCAAGACTAATGCTGCTGGGGGAAAGGGAGCAAACCAAGCCGTTGCTGCTGCTCGTTCAGGCACTGAAACAGCTTTTGTTGGTCAAGTTGGTGATGACGCTGGTGGTAAGATGATGATCAATGACCTCAAGAACAACAACGTCGACACAACAGGGATCCACGTTGACGATCAAGCAGGTACTGGATCTGCAGCCATCTTGCTTGATGAAAGTGGTCAAAACAGTATCTTAGTGTACGGAGGAGCTAACCAACAATTAAGCGTGAAAGAAGTAGAAGATGCTCGTGATCAAATTGCCGCTGCTGATTTCGTGATTGCTCAATTTGAAACTCCACAAGAAGCTACTCTACGGGCATTCCAAATTGCAAAGGAAAATGGTGTAAAGACAATCTTAAATCCTGCTCCTGCTCATGAAATTAACCCTGATTTATTGAAGTTAACAGACTTAATCATTCCAAATGAAACAGAGAGTGCTGCTTTAACAGGAATTATTGTTACAGACGAAACTTCAATGCTTATGTCAGCTGCAAAGTTTGCTCAAATGGGTGTCCGAAACTTAATTATTACTGTTGGTGCAAAGGGTGCCTTCTACTGTACTCAAGATGGCTACAACTTTATTCCTGCTTTTAAGGTTAATGCTGTTGATACCACTGCCGCTGGTGATACCTTCATCGGTGCGCTTTCATCCCAATTAAAGCCTGATATGAGTAACATTGAAAAGGCAATTGTCTACGCTCAACGTGCAAGTTCATTAGCTGTTCAAAAGCTTGGTGCATTACCATCAATTCCTACTTATGACGAAGTAGTTGCTGTATCAAAGAATAACTAG
- the rbsR gene encoding ribose utilization transcriptional repressor RbsR: MKKKITIRDLAKEAGVSVTTVSQILNNKGDRFSKATQERVLALRDKYKYVPDFNARNLILKSAKTIGILVPNIANPFFGTFVEGVQSVAREAEFIPLVFSANRDPKLEKYYLSQMIERSISGLVIASATMTTETIKEVISFNEIPYILFDQNHTQQGDRVQTNDYLGGQIAAKHLIELGHKHIAVLTSDNPTENLNHRMNGFKNIINENNLSLDPIHDVIQAPLTKDGGYKAAKDVLATGASAVFAANDEMAIGLLRGLHELDVKIPEDISVIGYDNIYWDDYVYPRLTTVQQPIFDLGAGATKMLIEQISHNSAEARVQNFPVKLIKRDSTSSYRPK; encoded by the coding sequence ATGAAAAAGAAAATAACAATTCGTGATTTAGCGAAAGAAGCAGGCGTTTCTGTAACCACTGTTTCGCAAATTTTGAATAATAAGGGTGATCGGTTCAGTAAAGCAACCCAGGAACGAGTTTTAGCATTACGGGACAAATATAAGTACGTTCCTGACTTCAATGCCCGAAATTTAATCTTAAAGAGTGCCAAGACAATTGGGATACTAGTTCCCAATATTGCTAACCCATTTTTTGGGACTTTTGTTGAAGGAGTACAGAGTGTTGCTCGTGAAGCAGAATTTATTCCGCTCGTCTTTAGTGCCAACCGTGACCCAAAGCTGGAAAAGTATTATCTTTCCCAGATGATCGAACGTTCTATTAGTGGATTGGTGATTGCTAGTGCAACGATGACTACCGAGACAATTAAAGAGGTTATATCCTTTAATGAGATTCCATATATTTTGTTTGATCAGAATCATACGCAACAGGGTGATCGAGTTCAAACGAATGATTACCTTGGTGGTCAAATTGCAGCTAAACACCTTATTGAGCTTGGGCACAAACATATTGCTGTTCTTACCTCTGACAATCCTACTGAAAACTTGAATCACCGAATGAATGGGTTCAAAAATATTATTAACGAAAATAATCTGAGCTTAGATCCTATTCACGATGTTATTCAGGCACCCTTGACAAAGGATGGTGGATATAAAGCGGCAAAAGATGTTTTAGCAACTGGCGCCTCTGCTGTTTTTGCGGCAAATGATGAAATGGCAATTGGATTGTTGCGGGGGTTACATGAATTAGACGTTAAAATTCCTGAAGATATTTCTGTGATCGGTTATGATAACATCTACTGGGATGATTATGTTTATCCCCGATTAACTACGGTACAACAGCCGATTTTTGATCTTGGTGCTGGAGCTACTAAAATGCTTATTGAACAGATTAGTCATAATAGTGCGGAGGCCCGTGTGCAAAACTTTCCAGTAAAATTAATTAAACGAGATAGTACAAGTTCCTATCGTCCAAAATAA
- a CDS encoding deoxynucleoside kinase: MVIITAGMIGVGKTTLTGKIAEHLHTKAFFEPVGENPVLPLYYKNPKQYGFLLQIYFLNKRFSMIKQALTDDNNVLDRSIYEDALFTRENNAEGNITDTELEVYLKLLDNMMSDLQQLPKRAPDLMVYSETDFETILYRIKKRGRDYEQIDTNPELKDYYYKMWSAYKQWYKDYDASPKMKIDLERYDLEDPKNVDAVLAMIDERLKSLR; the protein is encoded by the coding sequence ATGGTGATTATTACAGCAGGGATGATTGGTGTCGGTAAAACAACTTTAACTGGGAAGATTGCCGAACACTTACATACAAAAGCATTTTTTGAACCAGTCGGAGAAAATCCAGTTTTACCACTGTATTATAAAAATCCAAAACAGTACGGCTTTTTACTCCAAATTTATTTTTTAAACAAGCGTTTCTCAATGATTAAACAAGCACTTACTGATGATAACAATGTGCTTGACCGTTCTATTTACGAAGATGCCTTGTTTACGCGAGAAAATAACGCCGAGGGAAACATCACTGATACTGAATTAGAAGTATACTTAAAGCTTCTTGACAACATGATGAGTGACCTCCAACAGTTACCTAAGCGCGCACCAGATTTAATGGTTTATTCTGAAACTGATTTTGAAACCATCTTATACCGAATTAAAAAGCGCGGACGGGATTACGAGCAAATTGATACTAATCCAGAGTTAAAGGATTACTATTACAAGATGTGGAGTGCCTACAAGCAATGGTACAAGGATTACGATGCTAGTCCAAAAATGAAAATTGATTTAGAGCGTTATGACCTTGAAGATCCTAAGAATGTTGATGCAGTCTTAGCAATGATTGATGAGCGCTTGAAGTCATTAAGATAA
- a CDS encoding DHA2 family efflux MFS transporter permease subunit: MDKKKLDFLTSFYFLKRFSLRQLFLTTLAIFLLGTIVDAIAPNFTILLLGRLIQAIAVGIIMPLFQNLMVLLFPPNKRSFAMGMSSVVIILDLAIGPTLSGWIVEHYNWRMLFQFLIPLTIIILIFSIIYTKNVTEQSAVDLDWWSVGESSIGLGLLLYGFSRIGTVANIDLISAIGLLVGIIFLIIFVKRQLRLKSPLLEMRVFKSPSFTKTTILSAITSIVMLGAELIIPPYIQNVRGESALISGLLLLPGALIMIIVSPISGTLYDPYGIRKLSITGFTILTLASIPMIWFDQSTSLWWITFLYTVRMIGIGLVIMQLNTAGVNALPERYTLHGNTVAATIRQIVSSLGTSLLVTIAALFSTTAQNKEISKISALQIGYSWSFITIAVVSFICLLATFTLKNKTSAEIK, from the coding sequence ATGGATAAAAAGAAGTTGGATTTTCTAACTTCTTTTTATTTTTTAAAACGTTTTTCCTTACGTCAATTATTTCTAACAACACTTGCTATTTTTTTGCTAGGGACAATTGTGGATGCCATCGCCCCTAATTTCACCATCTTACTTTTAGGGCGATTAATCCAAGCAATCGCTGTCGGAATCATCATGCCACTGTTTCAAAATCTAATGGTTCTCTTATTTCCACCCAACAAGCGTAGTTTTGCAATGGGAATGTCGTCTGTTGTTATTATTCTTGATCTAGCAATTGGTCCTACTTTATCTGGTTGGATTGTTGAGCACTACAATTGGCGAATGCTTTTTCAATTCCTAATCCCGCTTACTATCATTATTCTAATATTCTCAATAATTTACACGAAGAATGTTACTGAACAATCTGCTGTAGATTTAGATTGGTGGTCAGTTGGAGAATCTAGTATTGGACTAGGACTATTACTATATGGATTTTCACGAATTGGAACGGTAGCAAATATTGACTTAATTTCAGCTATTGGTTTATTAGTTGGAATTATATTTCTTATTATTTTCGTCAAACGCCAGCTCAGATTAAAAAGTCCCCTTCTTGAAATGCGGGTATTCAAATCTCCTTCATTTACTAAAACTACAATACTTTCTGCGATTACAAGTATTGTAATGCTGGGTGCAGAATTAATCATTCCCCCTTACATCCAAAATGTTCGTGGAGAGTCCGCACTAATATCAGGACTTTTACTATTACCCGGAGCATTAATAATGATAATTGTTTCACCAATTTCTGGAACCCTTTATGACCCTTATGGAATTAGGAAATTATCAATAACCGGATTCACAATCTTAACATTAGCCTCAATTCCAATGATCTGGTTTGACCAATCAACTTCATTATGGTGGATCACTTTTCTTTATACAGTTAGAATGATCGGAATTGGTCTTGTAATAATGCAGTTAAATACAGCTGGTGTCAACGCTCTCCCTGAACGTTATACCTTGCACGGTAATACAGTAGCAGCAACAATTCGCCAAATTGTTAGTTCACTGGGAACATCTCTTTTAGTAACTATTGCTGCTCTTTTTTCAACTACTGCACAAAATAAGGAAATTAGTAAAATCTCAGCATTACAAATTGGCTATAGCTGGTCTTTTATCACTATTGCCGTGGTATCATTTATTTGTCTATTGGCAACATTTACTCTTAAAAATAAAACATCTGCAGAAATAAAATAA
- a CDS encoding MarR family winged helix-turn-helix transcriptional regulator, which yields MNNQIHLSALIKQLNTSIEKQLDKQLESHKTGFTSAQVQVIAYLFEHQDKVIYQKDLEHVMNLSRPTINGIVKRLIAKGAVKLIPNPNDRRSKQLILSDTTKEEAQKHQKEFENDIRTIEKNLPLVYQPTRLKNSNII from the coding sequence ATGAACAATCAAATTCATCTAAGCGCCTTAATTAAACAACTTAATACATCCATAGAAAAACAACTTGATAAGCAACTAGAAAGCCACAAAACAGGATTTACTAGTGCTCAAGTGCAAGTAATTGCTTATCTTTTCGAACATCAAGATAAGGTCATCTATCAAAAAGATCTTGAACACGTAATGAATCTTAGTCGACCAACAATTAATGGGATTGTTAAGCGCCTAATAGCTAAGGGAGCGGTAAAGCTGATCCCTAATCCGAATGATCGCCGGTCCAAACAATTGATTTTAAGCGATACTACTAAAGAAGAAGCACAAAAGCATCAAAAAGAATTTGAAAATGATATTAGAACAATAGAAAAAAACTTACCGCTGGTTTATCAACCAACGAGGTTAAAAAATTCAAACATTATTTAA
- a CDS encoding glycoside hydrolase family 73 protein — MKECFIVLNRRVITSALIVLTSLSGQPIKADAIQQAQFDANEDVKRAKPIDEDALVNHDEEYIDAYLTEYENAAQAKENNALTGAEEEPEHETIQSSTENSAEQRQLQEDKEDEQVYQPQQPSAVQAKFINRIAPAAQQIGREYDLYPSIIIAQAALESDWGCSTLGKAPNNNLFGVKGYFARQTVAQPTTEYDKQGHKFQVISNFRQYASEYEALRDYAQTLEDPLYQGVHRQNTKNYREATRALHGRYATDPEYDRKLNQLIDTYQLTKYDDQVNTSNERANPIPMTDRKEESEAMPIVAKHPVQARKNDVNIPQYVPLLGGVGTAGMIEMFRRLLKKRKEHDCE; from the coding sequence ATGAAGGAGTGTTTTATTGTGTTAAACCGCCGTGTTATTACTAGTGCATTAATTGTTTTAACAAGCCTTAGCGGGCAACCGATTAAAGCGGACGCTATCCAACAAGCACAATTTGATGCAAATGAAGACGTGAAGCGTGCAAAGCCAATTGATGAAGACGCCTTAGTTAATCATGATGAAGAATATATTGATGCTTATTTAACAGAATATGAAAATGCTGCTCAAGCGAAGGAAAATAATGCTTTGACAGGTGCCGAGGAAGAGCCTGAACATGAAACAATTCAATCTTCAACTGAAAATTCTGCTGAACAAAGACAGTTGCAAGAAGATAAAGAAGATGAGCAGGTTTATCAACCTCAACAACCATCTGCGGTTCAAGCAAAGTTTATTAATCGAATAGCTCCAGCTGCTCAACAAATTGGTCGGGAATATGATTTGTATCCCTCAATCATTATTGCGCAAGCGGCCTTAGAGAGCGACTGGGGATGCAGTACGTTGGGCAAGGCGCCTAATAATAATCTTTTTGGGGTTAAGGGGTATTTTGCCCGGCAAACAGTTGCTCAACCCACGACTGAATATGATAAGCAGGGCCATAAGTTTCAGGTTATTAGTAATTTTCGACAGTATGCAAGTGAATACGAAGCGTTAAGGGATTATGCGCAAACATTAGAAGACCCACTTTATCAAGGAGTTCACCGTCAAAATACCAAAAATTATCGTGAAGCTACACGGGCACTTCACGGACGATATGCAACAGATCCTGAGTATGATCGGAAGCTAAACCAGCTGATTGATACTTACCAACTTACTAAATATGATGATCAAGTTAACACCAGCAATGAACGGGCTAATCCTATTCCAATGACTGACAGGAAAGAGGAGAGTGAGGCGATGCCAATTGTTGCCAAACATCCCGTTCAAGCGAGAAAGAACGATGTTAATATCCCTCAATATGTTCCTTTGCTTGGTGGGGTAGGGACGGCAGGAATGATTGAAATGTTTCGTCGTTTATTGAAGAAAAGGAAAGAGCATGATTGTGAATAG